The Streptomyces cathayae DNA segment ATGCGGTGAGCGGCCCGACCGCGTCCCACGTGTCCCGTGCGCGTGCGACGGCCCGGAAGGCATCGTGCCGTCGCACGCGCCGCGGTCCGCACGCGCCGCGGTCCGCACACACCCGGTGCGGTCCCCCGGTGCCGAGCGGATAGCATCGCGCTCGGCACGGCCCCCGGCAGAGGCGATGACCATAGGTTCGGACGCGGTACCTCCCCCCACAGCGAGCATCAGCCTGCGCGAGTTGCTGATGGCACTGGGTGATGCGCTGTTGGAGGTGCAGGCGGCTCCCGCCGGACTGGACGTCGAGATCCGCAGCGTCGCCCTGCTCGACCCCGAGGACCCGCCGGTCACCCGGCCGGGCGAACTGGTTCTCGTCATCGGTGCCCGCGGCCGGGCCGCCTATCCCGCGCTGCGGGCCGCCGGGCGCGACGGAGCCGCCGGCGTCGTGGTCAAACTGGACGGCCCCGGCCAGGCCGCGGCCCTCAGCGAGACCGCCGCCGAGGCCGGGGTCGCCCTGCTCTCGCTGCGCGGCGAAGCGCGCTGGGAACAGGTGAACACGCTGGCCCGCGCCGCCCTCGACGACGTGCCGCCGGGCCTCCCGGGCGAAGGGGCCGAGGAGGGCGACCTGTTCTCGCTCGCGCAGACCACCGCCATCCTCACCAACGGCATCGTCAGCATCGAGGACGCCGCCCACCGGGTGCTGGCGTACTCCCGCTCCACCGACTCCGACGAGATCGACGACCTGCGGCGGCGCTCCATCCTCGGCTGGCAGGGGCCGGAGCCGTACCTGGCGAAGCTGCGCGAGTGGGGCGTGTTCCAGAACCTGCACTCCAGCGACGAGGTGATCAGTATCGACAGCCACCCCGAGCTGGGGATCCGCCGTCGGCTCGCGGTGGCCGTGCGGTCCGGGGGCCGGCAACTGGGGACCATCTGGGTGCAGGAGGGCTCGACGCCCCTGTCCGAACACTCGGACCGGGCACTGCTGGGTGCGGCCCGGGTCGCCACGCTCCACCTGGTGCGCCGCCGCCGGGAGCTCTCGGAGGGACTGACGTTCACCCGGACCCTGCTGGCCGGACTGCTGGACGGGAACACCGGGCCCCAGCCGCTGGCCACCCACCTGGGATTCGACGCGGCCCGCCCGGCCGCCGTCCTGGGCTTCTCGTACGAGACCGCGGATGTCGTCGCCGCCCCGGAACTGACCCACGCCGAGGTCACCAGCCTGATCTCCGTGCACATGGCCGCCCGGCATCGCAGTGCGCTGGTCACGCAGGCCGACTCCCGCATCTATGTGCTCCTGCCCCAGTTGCCGCGCAGCATCGACGTGGACACGTTGCGCGGCTGGGGCCAGGAGATCACCGACGCCGCAGGCCGCCATCTGGACCTGCCCCTGCGCGGCTCGGTCGGTTGCGTGGTGTCCGGGCTCGGGGACGTCCCGGAGTCACGGCGGGAGGCCGACCGCATCCTCGACGCCATGCTGGGGACCGACGTCCCCACCGCGGTCGCCGCACTGCCGGACATCCAGGCGGAAGTGCTGGTCAGTGAGCTGCTGACGCTGCTCTCCGTCCATCCCGAGATACGGGATCCACGGCTGACCGCCCTCCTCGAGCACGACAGCCGCAACCAGGGCCGCCTGGCGGAGACCGTCCTGACCTATCTGAATTCCTTCGGCGACGTACGGGCCGCCGCCGCCCAGCTGTATGTGCACCCCAACACGCTGCGCTACCGCATTCGCCGGGCCGAGGAGCTGACCGGTCTCGAACTGAGCCGTCCTGACCAGCGTCTGCTCGCCATGCTCCAGCTGCGGCTGTCGCCGCCCACCGCCTGATCCCGCCTCCTTCCGCATTGGTCGGTCGTACAGCCGATCGGGGTCGGGTTCGTCGAGCCGTACAAACACATCGCCTCACGGCCCCCCATACGCTTGCGCGAATTCATCTCCGCGAGTGATGCGGACCGGCTCTCGCACCGCCTCTCACGAGGAGACGGAGCACAGCGCCGACGTGCGATGACGACCCCATCATCGACACCGCATCCGTATATCGAACACCACCCCCCACATAGTGAACGGTTTCGAGAACTTCCAGGGTCACGGCCGACCCGTTGCCGAACCGGCCTGCTCGTTCCCGAACCGGTCTGCTCGTTCCCGCCGATCACGGGGTATCCGGAGATCCGGATCGCCGGTGATCGGAGACCGGTGGCCCGGTGAACACGGCGGCCACTTCCGGCAAGACTCCCCAACCCCACTTTGGACGGATGTCGACATGACTGCACGCGCCCCTGACTCCCTGGCCACGGCCACCACTCCACCGGCCGGTGACCCGCCCCCGGAGCAGTCGGGTCTGAAGGCCGGTCTCAAGAACCGCCATCTGTCCATGATCGCCATCGGCGGTGTGATCGGCGCCGGCCTCTTCGTGGGCTCCGCCTCCGGTATCGCCGCCGCCGGGCCCGGCATTCTGCTGTCGTACGCGCTGGTCGGAGCCCTGGTCGTCCTGGTGATGCGGATGCTCGGCGAGATGGCTGCGGCCAACCCGAGCTCCGGCTCCTTCTCCGCCTACGCGGACCGGGCGCTGGGCCGCTGGGCCGGGTTCTCGATCGGCTGGCTGTACTGGTTCTTCTGGGTCGTCGTGCTCGCCGTGGAGGCGACCGCGGCCGCCGTGATCCTGGAAGGGTGGGTGCCGGCCGTACCGCAGTGGGCCTGGGCACTGATCGTGATGGTGGTCCTCACCGCCACGAACCTGCTCTCGGTCGGCTCCTTCGGCGAGTTCGAGTTCTGGTTCGCGGGCATCAAGGTCGTCGCCATCGCGGGCTTCATCGTCCTCGGCGGCCTGGCGGTCTTCGGTGTGCTGCCCGGCTCCGACCACGCCACCACGGGCTTCGCCAACCTCACCGCACACGGCGGCTTCCTGCCGCACGGGCCCGGAGCGATCCTCACCGGCATCCTGCTGGTCGTCTTCTCCTTCATGGGCAGCGAGATCGTCACCCTCGCCGCCGCCGAGTCCCCGGACGCGCAGCGGGCCGTCGCGAAGGCCACCAGGAGCGTGATCTGGCGGGTCGGCATCTTCTACGTCGGCTCGATCCTCGTGGTGGTCTCCCTGCTGCCCTGGAACGATCCCGCGATCCAGGAGAAGGGGTCGTACGTCGCGGCACTGAACTCCATCGGCATCCCGCACGCCGGCGAGATCATGAACTTCATCGTGCTGACCGCCGTGCTGTCCTGCCTCAACTCCGGCCTCTACACCGCCTCCCGGATGGCCTTCTCCCTGGGCCAACGCGGCGACGCCCCGCGGTCCTTCGTACGGACCAACGCACAAGGTGTCCCACAGGCCGCGATCCTGGCTTCCGTGGCCTTCGGCTTCGTGGCGGTCGCCTTCAACTACCTGTGGCCGGACACGGTGTTCCAGTTCCTGCTGAACTCCTCGGGCGCGGTCGCGCTCTTCGTGTGGCTGGTCATCTGCTTCTCGCAGCTGCGGATGCGGGGGATCATCCTGCGCGAGAGCCCGGAGAAGCTCGTCGTCCGGATGTGGCTGTTCCCGTACCTGACATGGGTGGCGATCGGGATGATCTCGTTCGTGCTCGTCTACATGCTCACCGACGGCAGGGAAGGCGGCGGACGGAGCCAGGTGCTGCTCTCCATGCTGGTGGCCGTGCTGGTGATCACGATCGCGTTGGTCCGGGAGCGGAGGCGCCCGAGAAGTACCGAGGACGCGGTCGCCCCCCGGTAGCCGCCCCGGACCTCCACCCGGCGGTCCGGGCTCCCCGCCGTCCTCGGCGGGGAGCCGCCACCGGGACCGGACGGCCCAGCGCCGACCGTGCCACGCGCGGCCAGTCGGCCGCCGCGCCGCTGCCCCGCCGTGCGTGCGGGCGGTCGCGCGGCACGCGGACCCGGAGCGCACCGGGCGCGCTGCGGCACACCACGGGTGACGGCAGGACGACGTGCTCTCCGTCGATGCCGACCGGGAGGGTGTCCGTGCCGGCCTCGACGACGACCTCTTCGGCGGACAGCCGGACG contains these protein-coding regions:
- a CDS encoding helix-turn-helix domain-containing protein; the encoded protein is MTIGSDAVPPPTASISLRELLMALGDALLEVQAAPAGLDVEIRSVALLDPEDPPVTRPGELVLVIGARGRAAYPALRAAGRDGAAGVVVKLDGPGQAAALSETAAEAGVALLSLRGEARWEQVNTLARAALDDVPPGLPGEGAEEGDLFSLAQTTAILTNGIVSIEDAAHRVLAYSRSTDSDEIDDLRRRSILGWQGPEPYLAKLREWGVFQNLHSSDEVISIDSHPELGIRRRLAVAVRSGGRQLGTIWVQEGSTPLSEHSDRALLGAARVATLHLVRRRRELSEGLTFTRTLLAGLLDGNTGPQPLATHLGFDAARPAAVLGFSYETADVVAAPELTHAEVTSLISVHMAARHRSALVTQADSRIYVLLPQLPRSIDVDTLRGWGQEITDAAGRHLDLPLRGSVGCVVSGLGDVPESRREADRILDAMLGTDVPTAVAALPDIQAEVLVSELLTLLSVHPEIRDPRLTALLEHDSRNQGRLAETVLTYLNSFGDVRAAAAQLYVHPNTLRYRIRRAEELTGLELSRPDQRLLAMLQLRLSPPTA
- a CDS encoding amino acid permease, with the translated sequence MTARAPDSLATATTPPAGDPPPEQSGLKAGLKNRHLSMIAIGGVIGAGLFVGSASGIAAAGPGILLSYALVGALVVLVMRMLGEMAAANPSSGSFSAYADRALGRWAGFSIGWLYWFFWVVVLAVEATAAAVILEGWVPAVPQWAWALIVMVVLTATNLLSVGSFGEFEFWFAGIKVVAIAGFIVLGGLAVFGVLPGSDHATTGFANLTAHGGFLPHGPGAILTGILLVVFSFMGSEIVTLAAAESPDAQRAVAKATRSVIWRVGIFYVGSILVVVSLLPWNDPAIQEKGSYVAALNSIGIPHAGEIMNFIVLTAVLSCLNSGLYTASRMAFSLGQRGDAPRSFVRTNAQGVPQAAILASVAFGFVAVAFNYLWPDTVFQFLLNSSGAVALFVWLVICFSQLRMRGIILRESPEKLVVRMWLFPYLTWVAIGMISFVLVYMLTDGREGGGRSQVLLSMLVAVLVITIALVRERRRPRSTEDAVAPR